A single genomic interval of Balaenoptera musculus isolate JJ_BM4_2016_0621 chromosome 14, mBalMus1.pri.v3, whole genome shotgun sequence harbors:
- the HSCB gene encoding iron-sulfur cluster co-chaperone protein HscB isoform X2, translated as MWCGRTRALLRMSGLWPTGVLGRRPLNCSAASLAGSNSPRCWNCGGLGGPLRGDRFFCPQCRALQPPDPTRDYFSLMDCNRSFRVDTAKLQRRYQQLQRLIHPDFFSQRSQTEKDFSEKHSTLVNDAYKTLLAPLSRGLYLVS; from the exons ATGTGGTGCGGAAGGACCAGGGCCTTGCTCCGGATGTCGGGGTTGTGGCCGACAGGGGTGCTCGGGAGGAGACCGCTAAACTGCAGTGCTGCGTCACTGGCGGGAAGCAACTCCCCCCGGTGTTGGAATTGCGGCGGCCTAGGGGGCCCCTTGCGAGGGGACCGGTTCTTCTGCCCTCAGTGCCGCGCGCTGCAGCCACCTGACCCCACGCGAGACTACTTCAGCCTCATGGACTG CAACCGCTCCTTCAGAGTTGACACTGCGAAGCTCCAGCGTAGGTACCAGCAACTACAGCGTCTTATCCACCCAGATTTCTTCAGCCAGAGGTCTCAG ACTGAAAAGGATTTCTCAGAGAAGCATTCGACCCTTGTTAATGATGCCTATAAGACCCTTCTGGCTCCCCTGAGCAGGGGACTATACCTTGTAAG CTAA
- the HSCB gene encoding iron-sulfur cluster co-chaperone protein HscB isoform X1, producing MWCGRTRALLRMSGLWPTGVLGRRPLNCSAASLAGSNSPRCWNCGGLGGPLRGDRFFCPQCRALQPPDPTRDYFSLMDCNRSFRVDTAKLQRRYQQLQRLIHPDFFSQRSQTEKDFSEKHSTLVNDAYKTLLAPLSRGLYLLKLCGVEIPEGTDYEMDSQFLMEIMEINEKLAEAQGETAMKEMESIVRAKQKELTDNVSRAFERDDFEKAKELLTKMRYFSNVEEKIKLKKIPL from the exons ATGTGGTGCGGAAGGACCAGGGCCTTGCTCCGGATGTCGGGGTTGTGGCCGACAGGGGTGCTCGGGAGGAGACCGCTAAACTGCAGTGCTGCGTCACTGGCGGGAAGCAACTCCCCCCGGTGTTGGAATTGCGGCGGCCTAGGGGGCCCCTTGCGAGGGGACCGGTTCTTCTGCCCTCAGTGCCGCGCGCTGCAGCCACCTGACCCCACGCGAGACTACTTCAGCCTCATGGACTG CAACCGCTCCTTCAGAGTTGACACTGCGAAGCTCCAGCGTAGGTACCAGCAACTACAGCGTCTTATCCACCCAGATTTCTTCAGCCAGAGGTCTCAG ACTGAAAAGGATTTCTCAGAGAAGCATTCGACCCTTGTTAATGATGCCTATAAGACCCTTCTGGCTCCCCTGAGCAGGGGACTATACCTT CTAAAGCTCTGTGGAGTAGAGATTCCCGAAGGGACAGATTATGAAATGGACAGTCAATTCCTCATGGAAATaatggaaatcaatgaaaaactTGCAGAAGCTCAAGGTGAAACTGCCATGAAAGAGATGGAATCTATTGTCAGag ctaaaCAGAAAGAATTGACTGACAATGTGAGCAGAGCTTTTGAAAGAG ATGATTTTGAAAAAGCCAAGGAACTTTTAACAAAGATGAGATACTTTTCAAACGTTGAAGAAAAGATTAAGTTAAAGAAGATTCCCCTCTAA
- the HSCB gene encoding iron-sulfur cluster co-chaperone protein HscB isoform X3: protein MDSQFLMEIMEINEKLAEAQGETAMKEMESIVRAKQKELTDNVSRAFERDDFEKAKELLTKMRYFSNVEEKIKLKKIPL, encoded by the exons ATGGACAGTCAATTCCTCATGGAAATaatggaaatcaatgaaaaactTGCAGAAGCTCAAGGTGAAACTGCCATGAAAGAGATGGAATCTATTGTCAGag ctaaaCAGAAAGAATTGACTGACAATGTGAGCAGAGCTTTTGAAAGAG ATGATTTTGAAAAAGCCAAGGAACTTTTAACAAAGATGAGATACTTTTCAAACGTTGAAGAAAAGATTAAGTTAAAGAAGATTCCCCTCTAA